A region from the Bactrocera dorsalis isolate Fly_Bdor chromosome 1, ASM2337382v1, whole genome shotgun sequence genome encodes:
- the LOC105228495 gene encoding diuretic hormone class 2: MMSNKLFCWSLAFVAVCLALCLSTSEAAPFPRYQGGGYYNELEEVPDDILMELMARFGQTIMRARNDLENSKRTVDFGLARGYSGTQEAKHRMGLAAANFPGGPGRRRRSETEV; the protein is encoded by the exons ATGATGTCAAACAAGTTATTCTGTTGGTCCTTGGCTTTTGTCGCCGTTTGCTTGGCGCTGTGTCTGTCGACGTCGGAAGCAGCGCCATTTCCCAGGTA TCAGGGCGGCGGCTACTACAACGAGCTTGAGGAGGTGCCCGACGACATATTAATGGAGCTGATGGCCCGTTTCGGACAAACTATTATGAGAGCACGCAACGATCTGGAAAA CTCTAAACGCACTGTGGACTTCGGCTTGGCGCGTGGCTACTCAGGCACACAAGAGGCGAAACATCGCATGGGCTTGGCTGCAGCCAACTTCCCCGGCGGTCCAGGCAGGAGGCGACGATCGGAAACCGAAGTCTAA